GATATTGACGTGGAACGAATACCACTAGAGCCAGACGGATAGTCAGTCCGCAGTCCCGGTCTCCAGATACGCCTCGTTCACGGTCCACTCGCCGTCCTCCTCGACCAGATACTCGCCGTAGTAGGGAACGCGATTGGCGACCGTCTCGCGGAACGTCTCGCGCATCTCGGCGTTCGTCTCGCCGAGCGGCCGGTGGTCGTCGTGGCGGTTGAGACACCCCTTGAGCTTGCCGTCGTGGGTGACGCGCACCCGGTGGCAGTTAGCACAGAAGTCGCGGTTCCCGACGGGGTCGACGATTTCGACGAGTCCTTCGTCGCTCTCTCCGTCGATATGGTAGCGCCGGCGGTCGTGCATCTCGCGGTGTTCGACGCGGGCGGCTTGCTCTTCGAGCCAGTCGTGCACCCGGTCGATGTCGATTGCCCACTCGGGGTGCCCGGCAATTTCGGGCATATACTCGATGAGCTGGAGCCGAAGCCCGTCCGTGTTCGCCACGCGGTCGACCATCTCGGGGACGTAGCCGGCCGTCTGCTCGAAGACCACCATGTTCAGCTTCACGGGCGCGAGTCCGGCATCGAGCGCCGCGTCGACGCCGTCGATGACCGACTCGTAGGCTCCAGACTGCGTGAGTTCGCGGAAGGCGTCGGGGTCGAGCGTGTCCTGTGAGATGTTGACCCGCGAAAGTCCGGCCTCGCGGAGCGTCTCTGCCCGGCCGGGGAGAAAGGTCCCGTTCGTCGTGAGCGAGGTCGTCATCGAGTCGGGGGTCCGGCGGACGATTTCCTCCAGGTCACGCCGGAGCATCGGCTCGCCGCCGGTGAACTTCACCGAGTCGATGCCGAACTCGGCGGCGACTTCGAGGGTCCGGACGACCGCGTCGGTGCTCATTTCGGCGTCGCTGGGGTCGAGGGGGCCGCGCGTGTCACCGAGTCCTTCGTTGTGACAGTAAACGCAGTCGAAGTTACACCGGTCGGTGAGCGAGACGCGGAGTCCGGATACCTCGCGGTCGAAATCGTCCGACAACACGGACGCAGAAAGTGGTGGGAGCTACTTAGCTTCGCCGTCGTTACTCCTCGTCGTCCTCGTCGCTCTCCTCGTCGGGCGCGAGACCGTTCCCCTCAATCATCTCGTGGAGTTCGGCGTCCGATACGGAGCGGAACCCGTCGCCGCTCACGATAGATGCGCTCATGCCCTCGGATTCGAGACCGCCCTCGCTGGCGTCTTCGAGCGCGTGGAGCGCGAGTTCGAGCGCGCCGTCGGCGTCGGTGTCGCCCTCGTACTCGGCCTCGAGATACCCCTGAATCTTCTCGGAGTTCCCCCCGATGGCGACGGCCTCCCACTCGTACGGGGTGCCGGACGGGTCGGTCTCGAACAGGTGCGGGCTGCCGTCCTCGTCGATACCGCCGACGAGCAGGGCCGCGCCGAACGGGCGCGCGCCGCCGGCCTGGGTGTACTCCTGAATGTAGCCCGTAATCTCCTTCGTCAGCGCCTCGATACCGGCGTCTTCACCGAATCGGAGCCGCTCGACCTGCGCCTGTCGGCGCGCAACGTCGACGAGCTGGCGGGCGTCGGCGACGTGACCGGCGCTCGCGACGCCGACGTGGTCATCGACTTTGTGAATCTTCTCGATACTGTCTGCGACCTGTAGCGACGAGCGGAGCCGCCCGCTGGCGACGAAGACGACACCCGCGTCGTCGTCGTTCTCGTAGCGGATACCGATGCTCGGCGAGCCGCGCTTGATTGCTTCACGCGCGTACTCGACCTGATACAGTCGCCCGTCGGGGCTGAAGATGTTCGTCCCGCGGTCGTACGCCTGCTGTTGTGAGTTTCCTTGCATGATTAGAGTTCCTCCGCAGAGAGTTCCTCGCGCTCGATACCCTCACTCGTAATGTGCGCGACGAGCGCGCCGTTGCCGGACGCGGTGTCGCGTGCGCTCGCTGCCTTCACCGCCTTCAGCGCGGCCTCCTCGGCCTCGTCCATGCTCATGCCGTCCTCGTACTCGCCTTCGAGCACGCCGTAGGCCATCTGCATCCCGGAGCCGGTCGCGCCGTAGGTGTCTTCCATGAGCCCGCCGGCCGGGTCGAGCGAGTAGAGGTGGCCGCCCGACTCGTCGACGCCGCCCAACAGCGGGACGACGCGCATCCCGCGGATGGCGTTGGCCGCCGTGGTCGAGAGCGCCTCCATGCTCATCTCCTTGCCGCGGCGCGTCTCGTACAGGCTGGTCTGGGCCTGCAGTTGGTCGGCGAAGTTCTGGCCCGCGCCGACGCTGCCGGAGATGGTGATGGCCGCCGACGGGTGAATCTCGATGATTTTGTCGGCGTTCTTGTTCGAGACGAACCGGCCGCCGAGACTCGCCCGGCGG
This portion of the Halosegnis longus genome encodes:
- the moaA gene encoding GTP 3',8-cyclase MoaA, which encodes MLSDDFDREVSGLRVSLTDRCNFDCVYCHNEGLGDTRGPLDPSDAEMSTDAVVRTLEVAAEFGIDSVKFTGGEPMLRRDLEEIVRRTPDSMTTSLTTNGTFLPGRAETLREAGLSRVNISQDTLDPDAFRELTQSGAYESVIDGVDAALDAGLAPVKLNMVVFEQTAGYVPEMVDRVANTDGLRLQLIEYMPEIAGHPEWAIDIDRVHDWLEEQAARVEHREMHDRRRYHIDGESDEGLVEIVDPVGNRDFCANCHRVRVTHDGKLKGCLNRHDDHRPLGETNAEMRETFRETVANRVPYYGEYLVEEDGEWTVNEAYLETGTAD
- a CDS encoding archaeal proteasome endopeptidase complex subunit alpha, with the translated sequence MQGNSQQQAYDRGTNIFSPDGRLYQVEYAREAIKRGSPSIGIRYENDDDAGVVFVASGRLRSSLQVADSIEKIHKVDDHVGVASAGHVADARQLVDVARRQAQVERLRFGEDAGIEALTKEITGYIQEYTQAGGARPFGAALLVGGIDEDGSPHLFETDPSGTPYEWEAVAIGGNSEKIQGYLEAEYEGDTDADGALELALHALEDASEGGLESEGMSASIVSGDGFRSVSDAELHEMIEGNGLAPDEESDEDDEE
- a CDS encoding proteasome subunit beta: MEGFTSGKGTSESTPEEFKTGTTTVGIVADEGVVLATDRRASLGGRFVSNKNADKIIEIHPSAAITISGSVGAGQNFADQLQAQTSLYETRRGKEMSMEALSTTAANAIRGMRVVPLLGGVDESGGHLYSLDPAGGLMEDTYGATGSGMQMAYGVLEGEYEDGMSMDEAEEAALKAVKAASARDTASGNGALVAHITSEGIEREELSAEEL